A single genomic interval of Nonomuraea rubra harbors:
- a CDS encoding ABC transporter ATP-binding protein, with product MTDAVAVAGLRKRFGRTRALDGLDLTVRAGEVHGFLGPNGAGKSTTIRILLGLVRADGGTARLLGGDPWTGAAELHRRLAYVPGDVTLWPGLTGGETIDLLGRLRGGLDRRRRAELLERFDLDPRKKGRAYSKGNRQKVALVAALASDAELLILDEPTSGLDPLMEEVFMDCVRQEQRRGDRTVLLSSHILAEVEALCDRVTIVRDGRTVETGTLAGLRHLTRTSIEADLAGPADGLAELPGVHDLSAAGSRVRFTVDTAELDPVLRRLTAAGVRGLVSRPPTLEELFLRHYDGHHDSRYDRTA from the coding sequence ATGACTGATGCCGTCGCCGTCGCCGGGCTGCGCAAGCGGTTCGGGCGGACCAGGGCGCTCGACGGGCTCGACCTCACCGTGCGCGCGGGCGAGGTGCACGGCTTCCTGGGCCCGAACGGCGCGGGCAAGAGCACCACGATCCGGATCCTGCTGGGCCTGGTCCGCGCCGACGGCGGTACCGCCAGGCTGCTCGGCGGCGACCCGTGGACGGGGGCGGCCGAGCTGCACCGGCGCCTGGCGTACGTGCCGGGCGACGTGACGCTGTGGCCGGGCCTGACCGGCGGCGAGACCATCGACCTGCTCGGCCGGCTGCGGGGCGGGCTGGACAGGCGGCGCAGGGCGGAGCTGCTGGAGCGGTTCGACCTCGACCCGCGCAAGAAGGGGCGCGCCTACTCCAAGGGCAACCGGCAGAAGGTGGCGCTGGTGGCGGCGCTGGCCTCCGACGCGGAGCTGCTGATCCTGGACGAGCCGACCTCCGGGCTCGACCCGCTGATGGAGGAGGTGTTCATGGACTGCGTCAGGCAGGAGCAGCGTCGCGGTGACCGTACGGTGCTGCTGTCGAGCCACATCCTGGCCGAGGTCGAGGCGCTGTGCGACCGGGTGACGATCGTGCGCGACGGCCGCACGGTGGAGACCGGCACGCTGGCCGGGCTGCGCCACCTGACCCGCACCTCGATCGAGGCGGACCTGGCCGGGCCGGCCGACGGGCTGGCGGAGCTGCCGGGCGTGCACGACCTGAGCGCGGCGGGCAGCCGGGTCCGGTTCACCGTGGACACGGCGGAGCTGGACCCGGTGCTGCGCCGGCTCACGGCCGCGGGTGTGCGCGGCCTGGTGAGCCGGCCGCCGACGCTGGAGGAGCTGTTCCTGCGTCACTACGACGGCCACCACGACAGTCGCTACGACAGGACCGCCTAG
- a CDS encoding cytochrome P450 family protein — translation MTDQRSGHADRLDPTGGLDHTDRLGQAGRSVNGERFVLDPATADLHGDNDRLRRAGPLVPVTAEGVPAWAATQYATLLTVLTHPDLSRELHHWTTRHAMPPGTAIDRIVTDTSLLNAEGERHRRLRMPLTTAFSQRRLNGLRPRIEELTARLIDRLAEMPPDEPVDLRLEFAYPLPREVISELIGIPPGHQDELHRLTDAVAQVGDLEDSPGLRKELRELLDQIIEERHDTPGEDLISDLFALHEKDGGRLSEDELFATIELLFIAGHVTTVNLITNAIGALLTERGQLDLLRSGQCPYSAAVEETLRWDSPIAYFPMRYATRDIEIDGVHLRGGEPVLACFASAGRDPHQYGDDAHVFDVTRPQFTHLAFGHGPHFCLGAPLARLEGEIAIKALFEAFPGMALARPVDELPPLDTLLGNSTRTMPVLLGPRAR, via the coding sequence ATGACCGACCAACGCTCCGGCCACGCCGACCGGCTCGACCCTACCGGCGGGCTCGACCACACCGACCGGCTCGGCCAGGCCGGCCGCTCCGTGAACGGGGAGCGGTTCGTGCTCGACCCGGCCACCGCCGACCTGCACGGCGACAACGACCGCCTGCGCCGGGCCGGCCCGCTCGTGCCCGTCACCGCCGAGGGCGTGCCCGCCTGGGCCGCCACCCAGTACGCGACGCTGCTGACCGTCCTGACCCACCCGGACCTGTCCAGGGAGCTGCACCACTGGACCACCCGGCACGCCATGCCGCCCGGCACGGCCATCGATCGCATCGTCACCGACACGTCCCTGCTCAACGCCGAGGGAGAACGCCACCGCCGGCTGCGCATGCCGCTGACCACCGCGTTCTCCCAGCGGCGCCTGAACGGCCTGCGCCCGCGCATCGAGGAGCTCACCGCCCGCCTGATCGACCGGCTCGCCGAAATGCCGCCCGACGAGCCGGTGGACCTGCGGCTGGAGTTCGCCTACCCGCTGCCCCGCGAGGTCATCTCCGAGCTGATCGGCATCCCGCCCGGGCACCAGGACGAGCTGCACCGCCTCACCGACGCCGTCGCCCAGGTCGGCGACCTGGAGGACTCGCCCGGCCTGCGCAAGGAGCTGCGCGAGCTGCTCGACCAGATCATCGAGGAGCGCCACGACACGCCCGGCGAGGACCTCATCAGCGACCTGTTCGCGCTGCACGAGAAGGACGGCGGCCGCCTGTCGGAGGACGAGCTGTTCGCCACCATCGAGCTGCTGTTCATCGCCGGCCACGTCACCACCGTCAACCTGATCACCAACGCCATCGGCGCCCTGCTCACCGAGCGGGGGCAGCTCGACCTGCTGCGCTCCGGGCAGTGCCCCTACAGCGCCGCGGTCGAGGAGACGCTGCGCTGGGACTCGCCGATCGCCTACTTCCCGATGCGGTACGCCACCCGCGACATCGAGATCGACGGCGTGCACCTGCGCGGCGGCGAGCCCGTCCTGGCCTGCTTCGCCTCCGCCGGGCGCGACCCGCACCAGTACGGCGACGACGCCCACGTCTTCGACGTCACCCGGCCGCAGTTCACGCACCTGGCCTTCGGGCACGGGCCGCACTTCTGCCTGGGCGCGCCGCTGGCCAGGCTGGAGGGCGAGATCGCGATCAAGGCGCTGTTCGAGGCGTTCCCCGGCATGGCGCTGGCCCGGCCGGTGGACGAGCTGCCGCCGCTGGACACGCTGCTGGGCAACAGCACGCGGACGATGCCGGTCCTGCTCGGCCCGCGCGCCCGCTAG
- a CDS encoding NAD(P)/FAD-dependent oxidoreductase: MSAGSRVVVIGGGVIGLSIAFHLAEAGVDVTLLERGTLGSGASRATADVVRSYFAGNPVSSSLAVRSLEAYRDFPTRPGTELPLRQVGYLVLFTEPAQLAAFNADLAAQRAAGVDVELISAEAAREHNPLIGDLPLLGAAYSPDAYISDTAAIVTAYARAAEQAGAALRTGCPVTAIDPEAGRVQTADGELSADAIVCAAGAWSASLVRCAGVDMPLTEPIEQELLTTDPLPPGTPEVPVTLHAASGLLIRNRGDRLLIGMGYPGPDRESWRRDVAARLAETYPSLAGIGLHTAVTGLRDASPDKTAFIGHQPGPPAFLYATGFSGHGLCNAPAAGELVRDLYLDRDPGMDVAALAVGPGRTTQRTG; encoded by the coding sequence ATGAGCGCGGGCTCGCGGGTGGTGGTGATCGGCGGCGGCGTCATCGGGCTGTCGATCGCCTTCCACCTGGCCGAGGCCGGGGTGGACGTGACCCTGCTGGAGCGCGGCACGCTCGGCTCCGGCGCCTCCCGCGCCACCGCCGACGTGGTCCGCTCGTACTTCGCCGGCAACCCGGTCAGCTCGTCGCTGGCCGTACGCAGCCTGGAAGCCTACCGGGACTTTCCCACCAGGCCGGGCACCGAGCTGCCGCTGCGGCAGGTCGGCTACCTGGTGCTGTTCACCGAGCCCGCCCAGCTCGCCGCCTTCAACGCCGACCTGGCGGCCCAGCGTGCCGCCGGCGTGGACGTCGAGCTGATCAGCGCCGAGGCGGCCAGGGAGCACAACCCGCTCATCGGCGACCTGCCGCTGCTCGGCGCCGCGTACTCGCCCGACGCCTACATCTCCGACACCGCCGCCATCGTCACCGCCTACGCGCGGGCCGCCGAGCAGGCGGGGGCGGCGCTGCGCACCGGCTGCCCGGTCACCGCCATCGACCCGGAGGCCGGGCGCGTGCAGACCGCAGACGGGGAGCTGTCCGCCGACGCGATCGTGTGCGCCGCCGGCGCCTGGTCGGCCTCGCTGGTGCGCTGCGCGGGCGTGGACATGCCGCTCACCGAGCCGATCGAGCAGGAGCTGCTCACCACCGACCCGCTGCCGCCCGGCACGCCGGAGGTACCGGTCACGCTGCACGCCGCCAGCGGCCTGCTGATCCGCAACCGCGGCGACCGGCTGCTCATCGGCATGGGCTACCCGGGCCCCGACCGCGAGTCCTGGCGGCGGGACGTGGCCGCGCGGCTCGCCGAGACGTACCCGAGCCTGGCCGGGATCGGCCTGCACACCGCCGTCACCGGCCTGCGCGACGCCAGCCCCGACAAGACCGCCTTCATCGGCCACCAGCCGGGCCCGCCGGCCTTCCTGTACGCCACCGGCTTCTCCGGCCACGGCCTGTGCAACGCGCCCGCCGCCGGCGAGCTGGTCCGCGACCTCTACCTCGACCGGGACCCCGGCATGGACGTGGCCGCGCTGGCGGTCGGCCCCGGACGGACGACCCAACGGACGGGATGA
- a CDS encoding HesA/MoeB/ThiF family protein produces MRVALKECEWETIGADLLVIFDAREAITLDDPDGHVAALLTELRRAPQTAAELSGSLQRRGIPLSEEDVSGGLSGLDSLGLVEDAGGRTLGDPDEDERHFSNLSFYGTYASLERRRAAFHRPMSQAHVLVLGVGGGGSSLVQCLAGLGVGEMTLVDQDRVESRNFARQFLYHHADLGRSKAERAAAWVRDYDPRIKVHAADRWVSAPEDLEDLIQGVDLVAGGLDGHPHANLWANEAAVRNGVPYVLGGANRSQLMYLSVDPGRTACLACDYADRPTGDGPDAVAYRIVENMKLSNPLTGPMAMQVGSLLALEAQRYLTGYEPPRAAGHRVTLDLRNGLVPEWQPLPRNPDCKVCALAPAREGERG; encoded by the coding sequence ATGCGTGTGGCGTTGAAGGAATGCGAGTGGGAGACGATCGGCGCGGATCTCCTGGTGATCTTCGACGCTCGCGAGGCGATCACCCTGGACGACCCCGACGGGCACGTGGCCGCGCTCCTGACCGAGCTGCGCCGGGCCCCGCAGACCGCGGCCGAGCTGAGCGGCTCGCTCCAGCGGCGCGGCATCCCGCTCTCGGAGGAGGACGTCAGCGGCGGCCTGAGCGGGCTCGACTCCCTGGGCCTGGTGGAGGACGCCGGCGGCCGGACCCTCGGCGACCCCGACGAGGACGAGCGCCACTTCTCCAACCTCAGCTTCTACGGCACCTACGCGAGCCTGGAGCGGCGCCGGGCCGCATTCCACCGGCCGATGAGCCAGGCCCACGTCCTCGTGCTCGGGGTCGGCGGCGGCGGCTCCTCCCTCGTCCAGTGCCTGGCCGGCCTCGGCGTCGGCGAGATGACCCTGGTCGACCAGGACCGCGTCGAGTCCCGCAACTTCGCCCGGCAGTTCCTCTACCACCACGCCGACCTCGGCCGGTCGAAGGCCGAACGGGCCGCCGCGTGGGTACGCGACTACGACCCGCGCATCAAGGTGCACGCCGCCGACCGCTGGGTCTCCGCCCCCGAGGACCTGGAGGACCTCATCCAGGGCGTCGACCTCGTGGCGGGCGGCCTCGACGGGCATCCGCACGCCAACCTCTGGGCGAACGAGGCCGCGGTCCGCAACGGCGTCCCGTACGTGCTGGGGGGAGCCAACCGCAGCCAGCTCATGTACCTGTCCGTGGACCCGGGCCGCACGGCCTGCCTGGCCTGCGACTACGCCGACCGGCCGACCGGGGACGGCCCGGACGCGGTCGCGTACCGGATCGTGGAGAACATGAAGCTGAGCAACCCGCTCACCGGGCCGATGGCGATGCAGGTCGGCTCGCTGCTGGCCCTCGAGGCGCAGCGCTACCTCACCGGGTACGAGCCGCCCCGCGCGGCCGGCCATCGCGTCACCCTGGACCTGCGCAACGGGCTGGTGCCCGAGTGGCAGCCCCTCCCCCGCAACCCGGACTGCAAGGTGTGCGCCCTGGCCCCGGCACGCGAGGGTGAGCGCGGATGA
- a CDS encoding AfsR/SARP family transcriptional regulator produces the protein MEFRLLGAVGAWHAGRRLGPSTPQQRTILAMLLLEPGRPVPVARLETALWGSEPPESSRNAVQGHISRLRRLLAPFPEAALTTSARGYCLTAGRDRVDLHRFRELVRDAGGEPDPERAAGLLRAALALWQGPPLTDVAGRWLPDVVVPGLEEERLTALERRAALDLRQGRHQEIAAELAPLVGENPLRERLAWLLMTALSRGGHRTEALAVFRGVRRRFADELGIEPGEELQRLHQAILAGRDEPAVNGTTPAASLAVPRHLPPDTEPFTAREDELATLDRLTAPRPGQAPPPCVVTGTGGVGKTTLAVHWAHRARDRFPDGQLYVNLQGYGPTHAARSPAEAVRLFLDALQVPPELIPATLEAQAGLYRSLLAGRRMLILLDNALDSDQVRPLLPSAPGCLALITSRAELTGLVAAEGGRTLTLGLFSPAESRELLTRRLGAAKVGAEPQAVDDLVSRCAGLPLALSIVAARAHARPAFPLRALITELEEADGPDEPGGLDVFDGGDTGTNLRTVFSWSYRALSPQAARLFRLRSLLPAPELSAPAAASLAGITVREARRLLAELTRANLAAEPAPGRYGWHDLLRAYAEELTLLHDSGDERRQALHRLLDHYLHSAHLGDGLLELLHRVPLNLPEPGPGVVVARIGDREQSLAWFGREHRTLLAAIRHAARAGFDAHAWQLACACWGFLSQESRSDDQVAMYRIALEAAQRLDDQAAQAHVRVGLAQALIRLGRDGTSGTHLRQALTLFRTLGDQVGQGVCLTYLSLLEDRRNRYAEGLALSEEALRLHRSAGDRAGEGRVLNNIGWFHARLGAYGEALRRCEEALLIHRELDDRPGESATLDSMGYIHHLLGRYEQAIAYYLRSLSLRGGKRALGARTLQRLGEAQVAAGRVAEGRQTLGRALDLVAELAPGDADALRTRIRGLAPQGGVNARGAAGPS, from the coding sequence GTGGAGTTCCGTCTGCTGGGGGCGGTGGGAGCGTGGCACGCCGGGCGGCGGCTGGGCCCGTCCACGCCGCAGCAGCGGACCATCCTGGCGATGTTGCTGCTCGAACCGGGACGGCCGGTGCCCGTGGCCCGGCTGGAGACGGCCCTGTGGGGGAGCGAACCACCCGAGTCCTCCCGCAACGCCGTCCAGGGGCACATCTCCCGGCTCCGCCGCCTGCTGGCACCGTTCCCCGAGGCGGCGCTGACGACGTCGGCGCGCGGCTACTGCCTGACGGCCGGGCGCGACCGCGTCGACCTGCACCGCTTCCGGGAGCTGGTCCGCGACGCAGGCGGCGAGCCGGACCCGGAACGCGCCGCCGGCCTGCTGCGCGCCGCCCTGGCGCTCTGGCAGGGCCCGCCCCTGACGGACGTGGCGGGCCGGTGGCTGCCCGACGTCGTGGTGCCCGGCCTGGAGGAGGAACGGCTGACGGCGCTGGAACGGCGGGCCGCGCTCGACCTGCGCCAGGGCAGGCACCAGGAGATCGCCGCCGAGCTGGCGCCCCTGGTGGGGGAGAACCCGCTGCGGGAACGGCTCGCCTGGCTGCTGATGACGGCGCTGTCACGCGGCGGCCACCGCACCGAGGCGCTGGCCGTCTTCCGCGGCGTCAGGCGCCGCTTCGCCGACGAGCTCGGCATCGAGCCGGGCGAGGAGCTGCAACGCCTGCACCAGGCGATCCTGGCCGGCCGCGACGAACCGGCGGTGAACGGCACGACCCCCGCGGCGAGCCTCGCCGTGCCCCGCCACCTCCCGCCGGACACCGAGCCGTTCACCGCCCGCGAGGACGAACTGGCCACCCTGGACCGGCTGACCGCCCCCAGACCGGGCCAGGCGCCGCCGCCGTGCGTCGTCACCGGCACGGGCGGCGTCGGCAAGACCACCCTGGCCGTGCACTGGGCACACCGCGCCCGCGACCGCTTCCCCGACGGCCAGCTCTACGTCAACCTCCAGGGCTACGGGCCCACGCACGCCGCCCGATCTCCCGCCGAGGCGGTACGGCTGTTCCTGGACGCCCTCCAGGTGCCGCCCGAGCTGATCCCCGCCACGCTGGAGGCGCAGGCAGGGCTCTACCGCAGCCTGCTGGCCGGGCGCCGCATGCTCATCCTGCTCGACAACGCCCTCGACTCCGACCAGGTACGCCCGCTGCTGCCCAGCGCGCCCGGCTGCCTGGCGCTGATCACCAGCCGGGCCGAGCTGACCGGCCTGGTCGCGGCGGAGGGCGGCCGCACGCTGACGCTGGGGCTGTTCTCGCCCGCCGAATCCCGCGAGCTGCTGACGCGCAGGCTCGGCGCGGCCAAGGTCGGCGCCGAGCCGCAGGCGGTGGACGACCTCGTCTCCCGGTGCGCGGGGCTGCCGCTGGCCCTGTCCATCGTGGCCGCCCGCGCCCACGCCCGCCCGGCGTTCCCGCTCCGCGCGCTGATCACCGAGCTGGAGGAGGCGGACGGCCCGGACGAGCCGGGCGGCCTCGACGTCTTCGACGGCGGCGACACCGGGACGAACCTGCGTACCGTGTTCTCCTGGTCCTACCGGGCGCTCAGCCCGCAGGCCGCGCGCCTGTTCCGGCTGCGGAGCCTGCTGCCCGCGCCGGAGCTCTCCGCCCCGGCCGCCGCCAGCCTCGCCGGGATCACCGTACGGGAGGCCCGCCGCCTGCTGGCCGAGCTGACCCGCGCGAACCTGGCGGCCGAGCCCGCCCCCGGGCGCTACGGCTGGCACGACCTGCTCCGCGCGTACGCCGAGGAGCTGACGCTGCTGCACGACTCCGGGGACGAGCGCCGCCAGGCCCTGCACCGGCTGCTCGACCACTACCTGCACAGCGCCCACCTCGGCGACGGCCTGCTGGAGCTGCTGCACCGCGTCCCGCTGAACCTGCCTGAGCCGGGGCCGGGCGTGGTCGTGGCCCGCATCGGCGACCGCGAGCAGAGCCTGGCCTGGTTCGGCCGCGAACACCGGACGCTGCTGGCGGCGATCAGGCACGCCGCCCGGGCCGGATTCGACGCGCACGCCTGGCAGCTCGCCTGCGCCTGCTGGGGCTTCCTGTCGCAGGAGAGCCGCTCGGACGACCAGGTGGCCATGTACCGGATCGCGCTGGAGGCCGCCCAGCGGCTGGACGACCAGGCCGCGCAGGCCCACGTCCGCGTCGGGCTCGCCCAGGCCCTCATCCGCCTCGGCCGGGACGGGACGAGCGGCACCCACCTGCGGCAGGCCCTCACCCTGTTCCGCACCCTCGGCGACCAGGTCGGGCAGGGCGTCTGCCTCACCTACCTCAGCCTCCTGGAGGACCGCAGGAACCGGTACGCCGAGGGCCTGGCGCTGAGCGAGGAGGCGCTGCGGCTGCACCGGTCGGCCGGCGACCGCGCCGGCGAGGGCCGGGTGCTCAACAACATCGGCTGGTTCCACGCCCGGCTCGGCGCGTACGGCGAGGCGCTGCGCCGCTGCGAGGAGGCCCTGCTCATCCACCGCGAGCTGGACGACAGGCCGGGCGAGTCGGCCACCCTCGACAGCATGGGCTACATCCACCACCTGCTCGGCCGGTACGAGCAGGCGATCGCCTACTACCTGCGGTCGTTGTCGTTGCGGGGCGGCAAGCGCGCGCTGGGCGCCCGGACGTTGCAGCGGCTGGGGGAGGCCCAGGTGGCGGCCGGCCGGGTCGCGGAAGGGCGGCAGACGCTGGGGCGCGCCCTCGACCTGGTCGCCGAGCTGGCCCCGGGCGACGCCGACGCCCTGCGCACCAGGATCCGCGGGCTCGCGCCGCAAGGAGGGGTCAACGCGCGCGGAGCAGCCGGGCCATCCTGA
- a CDS encoding glycosyltransferase: MLTPGVTPTTFELPRFEALLGPDRTAELHAAAAVIREALDGRTLWHVNSTGKGGGVAEMLHTLLPLYAELGVRVRWMVIGGDERFFALTKRLGLGLYGIDTGDGPLRAAERDAYLDGLGPAGDRLLELVEAGDVVVLHDHQTAGLVPRLAGQSVEVYWRCHVGVDEPTEASERAWELIAPLLDGAHRLLFSVPWHIPERFRDRPASVLPPFISPFSPKNRELEPESVTAALIRCGLRRAGGNGGPPVTVIAETAPGPDEKLLTQVSRWDRLKDMEGVLAAVTEFVPEGFLALVGPDPAGIADDIEQAMVFDRCHEAWRRLPPGRRRRVALVCLPMTDPGENALLVNAIQRASQVVMQKSLAEGFGLTVTEAMWKSRPVVAAGVGGIRAQIDHGRTGLLVGDPHDLGGFGALVTSVAGGGADAELMGARARDRVRRDFLPDQDVIRMARLLRAR, translated from the coding sequence ATGCTCACGCCCGGGGTCACTCCGACGACGTTCGAGCTGCCCCGGTTCGAGGCCCTGCTCGGCCCGGACCGGACCGCGGAACTGCACGCCGCCGCCGCGGTGATCCGCGAAGCCCTCGACGGCCGCACCCTCTGGCACGTCAACTCGACCGGGAAAGGCGGCGGCGTCGCCGAGATGCTGCACACCCTCCTGCCGCTCTACGCCGAGCTCGGCGTCCGGGTGCGCTGGATGGTCATCGGCGGCGACGAGCGATTCTTCGCCCTCACCAAGCGGCTGGGGCTGGGCCTGTACGGCATCGACACCGGCGACGGGCCCCTGCGCGCCGCGGAGAGGGACGCCTACCTGGACGGGCTCGGCCCCGCCGGGGACAGGCTGCTGGAGCTGGTCGAGGCCGGGGACGTCGTCGTCCTCCACGACCACCAGACGGCGGGTCTCGTACCGAGGCTGGCCGGCCAAAGCGTCGAGGTCTACTGGCGGTGCCACGTCGGCGTCGACGAGCCGACCGAGGCGTCCGAGCGGGCCTGGGAGCTGATCGCGCCGCTGCTGGACGGCGCGCACCGGCTGCTGTTCTCGGTGCCCTGGCACATCCCGGAGCGGTTCCGCGACCGGCCGGCGTCCGTGCTGCCACCGTTCATCTCCCCGTTCTCGCCCAAGAACCGGGAGCTGGAGCCGGAGAGCGTGACGGCCGCTCTGATCCGTTGCGGGCTGCGCCGGGCGGGCGGGAACGGCGGGCCCCCGGTCACCGTGATCGCCGAGACCGCTCCCGGCCCTGACGAGAAGCTGCTCACCCAGGTCTCGCGGTGGGACCGGCTCAAGGACATGGAGGGTGTGCTGGCGGCGGTGACGGAGTTCGTCCCCGAGGGGTTCCTGGCTCTGGTGGGGCCGGACCCGGCGGGCATCGCCGACGACATCGAGCAGGCCATGGTGTTCGACCGCTGCCACGAGGCCTGGCGCCGGCTGCCGCCCGGCCGGCGGCGGCGCGTCGCGCTCGTCTGCCTGCCCATGACGGACCCCGGGGAGAACGCGCTGCTGGTCAACGCGATCCAGCGTGCCTCGCAGGTGGTGATGCAGAAGAGCCTCGCCGAAGGGTTCGGGCTGACCGTCACCGAGGCCATGTGGAAGTCCAGGCCCGTGGTGGCGGCCGGTGTCGGGGGCATCCGGGCGCAGATCGACCACGGGCGCACGGGGCTGCTGGTCGGCGACCCGCACGACCTGGGCGGCTTCGGCGCGCTCGTGACGAGCGTGGCGGGCGGAGGGGCGGACGCGGAGCTGATGGGTGCCAGGGCGCGCGACCGCGTCCGGCGGGACTTCCTGCCCGACCAGGACGTGATCAGGATGGCCCGGCTGCTCCGCGCGCGTTGA